A section of the Bacteroidota bacterium genome encodes:
- a CDS encoding tetratricopeptide repeat protein, with the protein MVEELIRRSQEFLKKDIERFRAMNYEALAQARQLSERECEADALRNIAIGERYVRNFDLARYYALMALNIERELGRSGAEAETLCVLGRISRESGDSAHAESYFLKAMEILDRAGESRGRTMALTSLGGLAFDSGRIDEALVFLQHAKALYEAEENEEGIAGLRINYSLIYLEQGDHDRAITEAIAAYRTFQRLDQPRNIVFSEANLGKIMARTGNAKAAREYYEAALLRASEVHMDSLQLEIENELAALPRVL; encoded by the coding sequence TTGGTCGAAGAACTCATCCGTCGATCGCAGGAATTTCTGAAGAAGGACATCGAGCGATTTCGAGCGATGAACTACGAGGCGCTCGCTCAAGCGCGTCAGCTTTCAGAGCGCGAATGCGAGGCCGATGCATTGCGCAACATCGCGATCGGTGAACGCTATGTCCGCAATTTCGATCTTGCTCGATACTACGCATTGATGGCGCTCAACATCGAACGCGAGTTGGGACGCAGCGGCGCCGAAGCAGAAACACTGTGTGTTCTCGGTCGCATCTCGCGCGAGTCCGGAGATTCTGCACATGCAGAGAGCTACTTCCTTAAGGCCATGGAAATACTCGATCGCGCGGGCGAAAGCCGGGGCAGGACCATGGCGCTCACATCGCTCGGAGGTTTGGCGTTCGATTCCGGCAGAATCGATGAGGCACTCGTCTTTCTCCAACATGCAAAGGCGCTCTATGAAGCGGAAGAGAACGAGGAGGGCATCGCGGGTCTCAGGATTAACTACTCGTTGATTTATCTTGAGCAGGGCGATCACGATCGGGCGATCACCGAGGCGATAGCGGCATATCGCACATTCCAAAGATTGGATCAGCCTCGGAATATCGTCTTTTCCGAGGCGAACCTTGGAAAGATCATGGCGCGTACTGGCAATGCAAAGGCAGCGCGCGAATATTATGAGGCAGCATTGCTCCGCGCCTCGGAAGTACACATGGATAGTCTCCAGTTGGAGATCGAGAATGAATTGGCTGCGCTCCCTCGGGTTCTTTGA
- a CDS encoding ZIP family metal transporter translates to MLLGIGLSVIAALAQVSGGLLVLGNSHWPRAWERTLLALGAGFLLALVFLELIPQSILLTQGSEFALLSMLVGFSALHFFEHILAGHMHFGEETHHEEVLARSSIMGAVGGLAVHAFFDGMAICAATQAKSSIGILVFVAVLLHKVPEGLTVASVMKAGDHTHRAMWRANIVLPSATLAGALLVLFFVTINASLIGFLFAFSAGASVYVGACDLIPEINKSRGRSAPLVVFLGMLLFWIGAHFLNSLAGL, encoded by the coding sequence ATGCTTTTAGGAATCGGTCTTTCGGTGATCGCCGCGCTCGCGCAAGTGAGCGGTGGTTTGCTCGTGCTCGGGAATTCCCACTGGCCGCGCGCGTGGGAGCGGACTCTACTCGCACTCGGCGCCGGGTTCCTGCTGGCACTCGTCTTCCTCGAGCTTATCCCCCAAAGTATTTTGCTCACGCAGGGCAGCGAGTTCGCGTTACTCTCAATGTTGGTTGGCTTTAGCGCACTGCATTTTTTCGAGCATATTCTGGCTGGACACATGCACTTCGGAGAAGAGACACACCACGAAGAAGTGCTTGCTCGCTCCTCAATTATGGGCGCGGTTGGGGGGCTTGCGGTCCATGCGTTTTTCGATGGCATGGCGATTTGTGCGGCCACGCAGGCGAAGTCTTCGATCGGGATTCTTGTCTTCGTTGCAGTGCTCCTGCACAAGGTACCAGAAGGCTTGACGGTAGCCAGCGTGATGAAGGCCGGCGACCATACCCACCGCGCGATGTGGCGGGCAAATATTGTCTTGCCTTCCGCGACCCTTGCTGGCGCGTTGCTGGTATTATTCTTTGTCACAATCAATGCATCCCTAATTGGATTCTTGTTCGCATTTAGCGCAGGTGCCTCAGTCTATGTCGGCGCATGTGATCTCATTCCGGAAATCAATAAATCGCGGGGACGGAGCGCGCCCCTGGTTGTGTTTCTCGGAATGCTCCTCTTTTGGATCGGAGCGCATTTCCTCAATTCGCTGGCAGGACTATGA
- a CDS encoding OmpA family protein, with the protein MKHLVKWGMALLVVGVLGLMGSSAQAQSKAGQIAFGVDGGGNKYYGNYTDNQFAFQGEAFIRWNIMDWLSLHAAYNGGLLRYKATAASILNSGGGAIGSLNHTRVGGWELMGSYNVFPEQTFVPYVIAGIEALNFEPKDANDAPLRNNAAGVYSKNVIGGAGGVGFEMYLAPNITFNGKGLLHLTGTDWLDDYSDPNNSRQDVFVTMGLGFSYYIFTPAVAPTPMAVVTHDVIERTVLHSDTVYVRDQMDSVYCINPKVGTIFNFPGTLFTVNTDHFNMAVPNNISNLHQIKQLVNQCPELKVEIQGFASQEGPAEHNQTLSEQRAERLRIWLVEQGVDPSKIVRTVGFGETNSAVPEQPNLTAEQLEAARTLNRRIAVKVIEPCSGAAGAQPSR; encoded by the coding sequence ATGAAACACCTAGTGAAATGGGGCATGGCTCTGCTCGTCGTGGGTGTTCTCGGGCTGATGGGCTCGAGCGCGCAAGCTCAAAGCAAAGCCGGCCAAATCGCCTTCGGCGTCGATGGCGGAGGCAATAAGTATTATGGCAATTACACCGACAATCAGTTCGCATTCCAGGGCGAAGCCTTTATTCGATGGAATATTATGGATTGGCTCTCCCTGCATGCTGCCTATAATGGCGGGTTGCTGCGCTACAAGGCGACGGCAGCAAGCATCCTCAATAGCGGCGGTGGGGCGATCGGTTCGCTGAACCACACTCGCGTTGGTGGCTGGGAGCTGATGGGCTCATACAATGTATTCCCCGAACAGACGTTCGTTCCGTACGTCATTGCAGGAATCGAGGCGTTGAACTTCGAACCCAAGGACGCAAATGATGCTCCGTTACGGAACAATGCTGCCGGCGTTTATAGCAAGAACGTTATTGGTGGCGCGGGCGGTGTGGGGTTTGAAATGTACCTCGCCCCTAACATTACGTTCAATGGAAAGGGACTCTTGCATCTGACCGGAACCGATTGGCTCGATGATTACTCCGACCCGAACAACAGTCGGCAGGATGTCTTCGTAACAATGGGACTTGGGTTCAGCTACTACATCTTCACTCCGGCAGTAGCACCGACCCCAATGGCTGTCGTCACGCATGACGTCATCGAGAGAACCGTGCTTCACAGCGATACCGTCTATGTCAGGGATCAAATGGATTCGGTGTATTGCATCAACCCAAAGGTCGGCACAATCTTCAACTTTCCGGGTACGTTATTCACCGTGAACACCGATCACTTCAACATGGCGGTGCCGAATAACATCAGCAATCTCCATCAGATCAAGCAACTGGTGAATCAGTGCCCAGAACTCAAAGTTGAGATTCAGGGCTTTGCCAGTCAGGAGGGCCCAGCTGAACATAATCAGACTCTTTCCGAACAGCGTGCTGAACGCCTCCGGATCTGGTTAGTGGAACAGGGAGTCGATCCCAGCAAGATCGTCCGCACTGTCGGCTTCGGCGAAACGAACAGCGCGGTGCCGGAACAACCAAATCTTACGGCGGAACAACTCGAGGCCGCGCGAACGCTCAACCGGCGCATCGCCGTGAAGGTCATCGAACCGTGTTCGGGAGCAGCAGGCGCGCAACCCAGTAGGTAA
- a CDS encoding adenosylmethionine--8-amino-7-oxononanoate transaminase encodes MSKDWLDWDAEYIWHPYTQMQLLPRAIGVAHAEGSYIYLEDGRKVFDGISSWWVTLHGHAHPKIARAIAEQAARLEQVIFAGFTHEPAAILAKKLVDRAPNGLKRIFFSDDGSTAVEVALKMAIQYWKHQKEDRRTFLALEHAYHGDTFGAMSISARSSFTAAFDPLLFQVRRLPFPGAGQENDFLDTLESECAKSDIAGFIYEPLLLGAGGMKTWRPAIMQQAIEIARKHGILTIADEVLTGFGRTGTFWASDQASEKPDIMTVSKGITGGFLPLGATLATQQIYDAFLSDDRAKTFFHGHSYTGNPIACAVAVASLEIFDTESVMERVATIARVHAERLPALADSLGYVHRQLGTMAALEPESAEGYLSDRSRTLAARALERGLLVRPLGDTVYLLPPYSTTEEDLHRAYDILAECF; translated from the coding sequence TTGTCCAAAGACTGGCTCGACTGGGACGCAGAGTACATCTGGCATCCATACACGCAGATGCAACTCCTGCCGCGCGCTATCGGCGTTGCACACGCGGAAGGCTCATACATTTACCTTGAGGATGGCCGTAAGGTCTTCGACGGGATTTCCTCCTGGTGGGTGACGCTACATGGTCACGCGCATCCGAAAATCGCGCGGGCAATTGCTGAGCAAGCGGCACGGCTTGAGCAGGTGATCTTTGCAGGGTTCACCCATGAACCGGCGGCAATACTCGCGAAGAAACTTGTCGATCGAGCCCCGAACGGCCTAAAGAGAATATTTTTCAGCGATGATGGCTCAACGGCCGTTGAAGTGGCGCTAAAGATGGCAATCCAATATTGGAAGCACCAAAAGGAAGATCGCCGGACGTTTCTGGCACTCGAGCACGCCTACCACGGAGATACATTCGGAGCGATGTCGATCAGTGCTCGCAGCAGCTTCACCGCCGCGTTCGATCCGCTGCTCTTTCAAGTCCGCAGGCTACCGTTTCCGGGTGCGGGCCAAGAAAATGACTTTCTTGACACGCTCGAATCCGAATGCGCAAAGTCCGACATAGCTGGCTTTATTTACGAGCCGCTCTTACTCGGCGCCGGTGGGATGAAGACGTGGCGCCCAGCGATTATGCAGCAGGCGATCGAGATTGCTCGCAAGCATGGCATCCTCACAATTGCGGATGAAGTTCTGACGGGCTTTGGCCGAACGGGGACGTTCTGGGCATCCGATCAGGCAAGCGAGAAGCCCGACATCATGACGGTATCCAAAGGCATTACTGGAGGTTTCTTGCCACTCGGCGCGACACTCGCGACGCAGCAAATCTATGATGCCTTCCTGAGCGATGACCGCGCGAAGACATTTTTTCATGGCCACAGCTATACCGGTAATCCGATTGCGTGCGCAGTGGCGGTCGCATCGTTGGAAATCTTTGACACGGAGTCTGTCATGGAGCGCGTCGCGACAATCGCACGAGTTCACGCCGAACGACTTCCAGCCCTCGCCGATTCACTCGGCTATGTTCATCGGCAACTCGGTACAATGGCGGCGCTCGAACCAGAGTCCGCTGAAGGTTATTTAAGCGACCGTAGCCGCACGCTTGCCGCTCGCGCACTGGAACGTGGGCTGCTGGTTCGTCCGCTGGGCGATACGGTCTACCTGTTGCCACCGTATTCAACCACGGAAGAGGATCTTCATCGGGCCTATGATATCTTAGCAGAATGCTTTTAG
- the gap gene encoding type I glyceraldehyde-3-phosphate dehydrogenase: MAIKLGINGFGRIGRLVFRRAVEVGGFDFVGVNDLTDAKTLAHLLKYDSIHGKFSGEIKVDGNALIVNGDRLEIFAEKDPANLPWARLGADIVIESTGKFADRPAVQKHIDAGAKKVILTVPSKGEKLDQMVVLGVNDNVLTAKDKMVSNASCTTNCLAPMVKVLHDAFGIEQGFMTTVHSYTNDQQLLDYPHKDLRRARAAAMNIIPTSTGAARAIGSIIPDLKGKIDGTSLRVPTSTGSITDFVAQLKREVTVEEVNAAYKAAANGPMKNILYYTEDPIVTADIVHDPHSCIFDSLMTMAMGKTVKVFGWYDNEWGYSCRVIDLTLKMAAL, translated from the coding sequence ATGGCAATTAAATTAGGTATCAACGGTTTCGGACGAATCGGGCGGCTCGTGTTTCGGCGCGCAGTGGAAGTCGGTGGCTTTGACTTCGTCGGGGTTAACGATCTTACCGACGCGAAAACGTTGGCACACCTTCTTAAGTACGATTCCATCCACGGCAAGTTTTCTGGTGAGATCAAAGTCGATGGCAACGCGCTCATCGTGAACGGCGATCGTTTGGAAATCTTTGCGGAAAAAGACCCGGCAAATTTGCCATGGGCGCGTCTTGGGGCGGACATCGTGATCGAATCGACCGGAAAATTTGCTGATCGTCCCGCTGTCCAAAAGCACATCGATGCCGGTGCGAAGAAAGTGATTCTCACGGTGCCATCGAAAGGAGAGAAGCTCGATCAGATGGTCGTGCTCGGTGTGAACGATAATGTTCTGACTGCGAAGGACAAGATGGTTTCGAACGCCTCCTGCACCACGAACTGCCTTGCACCCATGGTCAAAGTGTTGCATGATGCCTTTGGCATCGAGCAGGGATTCATGACGACCGTTCACTCATACACGAACGATCAGCAATTACTCGACTATCCGCACAAAGACTTACGTCGTGCGCGTGCTGCGGCAATGAACATTATTCCGACATCCACCGGTGCCGCGCGAGCGATTGGCTCGATCATCCCAGACTTGAAAGGCAAGATCGATGGCACTTCGCTTCGCGTCCCAACCTCTACCGGCTCGATCACCGATTTCGTTGCGCAGCTCAAGCGCGAGGTCACCGTCGAAGAAGTCAACGCCGCATACAAAGCTGCTGCCAACGGACCGATGAAGAATATTCTCTACTATACAGAGGACCCGATCGTCACCGCGGACATCGTCCACGATCCGCACTCGTGCATCTTCGATTCGCTCATGACAATGGCGATGGGCAAGACCGTTAAGGTCTTTGGCTGGTACGATAACGAGTGGGGCTACTCCTGCCGCGTGATCGACCTGACACTCAAGATGGCGGCGCTATAA
- a CDS encoding RNA polymerase sigma factor, whose product MTDDRQRRFLELLEPVYDRLSRYALAVTRDEMDGEDLVSATVLAAFEKFDHETQHENFLHYLIRIASRLHKRRRYRERRRVPYDEALARMQHSTGTSPDTTAEIRIVMDALQTLPGKMRETVVLFEVSDLSLEEIRRIQGGTLSGVKTRLKRGRERLATVLGVTLPEAKGLSISEPAPGQSIEPPINHIFLAQESYV is encoded by the coding sequence ATGACTGACGACCGCCAGCGCCGATTTCTGGAGCTTTTGGAGCCGGTCTACGACCGGCTCTCGCGCTATGCGCTGGCCGTCACACGAGATGAGATGGACGGCGAGGACCTTGTGAGCGCCACGGTACTGGCAGCATTCGAAAAATTCGATCACGAAACACAGCACGAGAATTTCCTCCACTATCTTATCAGAATCGCTTCACGACTCCACAAGCGCCGCCGATACCGCGAGCGTAGGCGCGTGCCATACGACGAGGCGCTTGCCAGGATGCAACACTCGACTGGAACATCACCCGATACCACCGCCGAAATCCGAATCGTCATGGACGCATTGCAAACATTGCCCGGGAAGATGCGGGAAACGGTCGTACTCTTCGAAGTCAGCGATCTTTCACTCGAAGAGATTCGCCGCATTCAGGGAGGGACACTGAGCGGGGTGAAGACGCGCCTGAAACGGGGCCGCGAGAGACTTGCGACCGTGCTCGGCGTCACACTGCCAGAGGCAAAGGGCCTGTCGATCTCTGAACCGGCACCCGGCCAATCAATCGAGCCGCCGATCAATCATATTTTCCTTGCGCAGGAGAGCTATGTCTAA
- a CDS encoding FlgD immunoglobulin-like domain containing protein codes for MQIYLRWIERATSAMLVVLLLSSGSQLCAQPQPLVAHLLSPPRNFEIRLGDSLQAIVRITNTDNVAHSAIRVEYRIRNVVTLIPVYDDTVSMPSLAAGGSIDLKFPPYPTNPNILSELGTFDGCAIIAGDTTCARLFGVRRTAQPFRDPSGNYSHTSNGDIPDQTLWVSVGATVVDGEDSTWDPPPPRDLNGGGYGPDKMHSPVIRLDRKDLAGNSYAGANVGDTLTSFPINLYGQTRLNLSFDYARGSRTHFPFNWDRNVLQGPESTMLDQSGRVIRAGDSLVLEFKKPTEPATNPSPNGWDRIAAIDGGHDFEFKPFIARGTSNQWIVTLNGITDTISNTSNYLDTNFRFRLRLKAKNDGSISPPPADDADPWYIDNPTVIVPRMPEVEVLWVRVVNSYSKVPSSQAMFPVYMNVLSYGASYDVPYRVSILDPLGDTVYSQRVILAGLEGGVDTVLRFPDWDATEMQGNKIYTVSAAIDEVGYDDYSQDNQTSSKFFLNVDTGSQAIQEFAFDDAGITPARGAGNDIPILMGWTNGGIGFKNISGSLAMKFQLTREDMLYGVRLYFSDWSNDAIGIRISVLTDDPNASMPGDTVVLPGIRSTFTDVIKGGYFDEFWPYYFPKPMVLPPGTYWLSVSQLGATNMNLGGDFSRGGGEFVSTSNVLPRIRSMYAASSQDSQSYGTQWGSGPSDNNGDVSRSFAIETPAGSGLWMPLMPDTGAWPAMTSSSALQPELTLNLGSAPLISVGTYLPMIRPMFGNYVPPPRGVASGTSPSSTFGLTANYPNPFDPSASPMTIEFMVPLHAPTFLIIRNLMGQTIRTLLSSSVSPGVHSLLWDGRDEHGTRVPAGTYFISLASSGEHSISKVIVTE; via the coding sequence ATGCAAATTTATCTTCGATGGATTGAGCGGGCGACGAGTGCCATGCTTGTCGTTTTGTTGCTATCCTCCGGCAGCCAGTTGTGTGCCCAACCCCAGCCACTCGTGGCGCATCTGCTTTCACCGCCAAGAAACTTTGAGATCCGGCTTGGCGATTCGCTCCAAGCAATCGTCCGAATCACTAACACGGATAACGTCGCACACTCTGCGATCAGAGTCGAGTACCGCATTCGCAATGTTGTGACACTCATTCCGGTATACGACGACACGGTCAGCATGCCGAGCCTTGCCGCCGGTGGCAGCATCGATCTGAAGTTCCCACCCTATCCGACCAACCCCAACATTCTCAGCGAACTTGGCACGTTCGATGGATGCGCAATCATCGCAGGCGACACAACTTGCGCTCGGCTCTTTGGTGTCCGCCGGACCGCGCAGCCGTTTCGCGATCCATCGGGTAATTACAGTCATACTTCGAACGGCGATATTCCGGACCAAACGCTGTGGGTATCGGTCGGCGCGACAGTCGTCGATGGCGAGGACTCGACTTGGGATCCACCGCCTCCACGCGATTTGAACGGTGGTGGATATGGGCCGGACAAAATGCACTCGCCAGTTATCCGGCTCGACCGAAAGGACCTCGCCGGTAATTCTTATGCTGGCGCAAATGTGGGCGATACACTGACCAGTTTCCCCATAAACTTGTATGGCCAAACTCGACTGAACCTGAGCTTCGATTATGCTCGCGGAAGCCGCACCCATTTTCCGTTCAATTGGGATCGGAATGTGCTTCAGGGACCGGAATCGACGATGCTGGATCAATCCGGCAGAGTCATTCGTGCCGGCGACTCATTGGTACTCGAGTTTAAGAAGCCGACCGAACCTGCTACAAACCCATCTCCGAACGGCTGGGATCGCATAGCAGCGATTGATGGAGGGCATGATTTCGAGTTCAAGCCTTTTATTGCGCGCGGAACGTCGAATCAGTGGATTGTCACACTGAATGGAATAACGGATACAATTTCAAACACTTCGAATTATCTCGATACAAACTTTCGATTCCGATTACGACTAAAAGCAAAGAATGACGGGTCGATTAGTCCGCCACCTGCCGATGATGCCGATCCGTGGTACATCGACAACCCTACGGTGATTGTCCCACGTATGCCTGAAGTAGAGGTGCTGTGGGTTCGTGTGGTGAATTCTTACTCGAAGGTGCCATCGTCGCAGGCAATGTTCCCGGTCTATATGAATGTCCTTTCTTATGGCGCTTCATATGATGTTCCGTATCGCGTTTCTATTCTTGATCCCTTGGGAGACACCGTCTATTCGCAACGCGTTATTCTTGCGGGATTGGAAGGCGGAGTCGACACAGTGCTGCGGTTTCCCGATTGGGATGCCACTGAAATGCAAGGAAACAAGATATATACGGTCTCGGCGGCTATCGATGAGGTGGGATATGATGACTATTCGCAAGATAACCAGACCTCCTCGAAGTTCTTCCTGAACGTCGACACTGGCAGTCAGGCCATTCAGGAATTTGCATTCGATGATGCCGGCATTACGCCAGCGCGGGGAGCCGGAAACGACATACCCATACTCATGGGGTGGACCAACGGTGGAATTGGCTTCAAAAACATTAGCGGCAGCCTGGCGATGAAGTTTCAACTCACACGGGAGGATATGCTCTACGGCGTTCGGCTGTATTTTAGCGATTGGAGTAATGATGCGATTGGAATTCGAATCTCAGTTCTTACGGATGATCCAAATGCCAGTATGCCGGGCGACACGGTGGTGCTTCCAGGAATTCGGAGCACGTTTACTGACGTGATCAAAGGGGGATACTTCGATGAATTCTGGCCCTACTATTTCCCTAAGCCGATGGTGCTTCCTCCGGGAACATACTGGCTCTCGGTGAGTCAACTCGGCGCAACCAACATGAATCTTGGCGGCGATTTTTCTCGTGGTGGCGGCGAGTTTGTGAGTACGAGCAACGTGCTGCCTCGCATTCGATCGATGTACGCAGCATCATCCCAAGACTCTCAATCGTATGGGACGCAATGGGGAAGCGGGCCGTCGGACAACAACGGCGATGTCAGCCGATCGTTCGCAATTGAAACTCCTGCCGGCAGCGGGCTCTGGATGCCTCTGATGCCTGACACGGGTGCGTGGCCTGCAATGACATCGAGCAGTGCTCTCCAACCGGAGTTAACGTTGAATCTTGGCTCTGCGCCGCTCATCAGTGTGGGCACGTACTTGCCGATGATCCGGCCCATGTTTGGTAACTATGTGCCGCCGCCGCGCGGAGTTGCGTCTGGCACATCGCCATCTTCAACTTTTGGACTCACGGCCAATTATCCGAATCCCTTCGATCCATCTGCGAGTCCGATGACTATTGAGTTCATGGTGCCGCTGCATGCGCCAACATTTCTGATCATCCGCAATCTCATGGGGCAAACAATACGTACATTGCTAAGCTCGTCAGTATCGCCGGGTGTGCACTCGCTGTTGTGGGATGGCAGAGATGAGCATGGCACGCGCGTGCCAGCGGGCACGTATTTCATTTCTCTTGCCTCATCCGGAGAGCATTCGATTTCAAAAGTGATTGTGACGGAGTGA
- a CDS encoding lysophospholipid acyltransferase family protein, whose amino-acid sequence MIVLSILASILVTLFTVVCSTVSVFASLIDRSGRTYLVIARLWSKGILLLFGVRLRVRGAENIEAGHHYVYVSNHTSFMDIPALLAAINNNIRLTYRSTLTRTPIWGWALRMGPFLMIDRSNAAQAQRTLTKAMETIKSGASIQLFPEGTRSYDGKMHPFKRGAFSLAYAAHTAIIPVALIGTHESLPRNQIMPNWGKPMEVRIGKPIFPREVPPTETRAEEMRLMRESEEAVRKLLANEL is encoded by the coding sequence GTGATTGTCCTTTCGATTCTTGCCTCCATTCTTGTCACGCTGTTCACGGTGGTCTGCTCCACTGTGTCCGTGTTTGCCTCGTTGATCGACCGAAGCGGCAGGACATATTTGGTCATCGCTCGGCTGTGGTCCAAAGGAATCCTCCTGCTATTTGGTGTGCGGTTGCGAGTGCGTGGAGCGGAGAATATTGAGGCGGGACATCATTATGTTTATGTCTCGAATCATACGAGCTTCATGGACATTCCGGCCTTGTTAGCGGCAATTAACAACAACATCCGACTGACCTATCGGAGTACGCTTACACGGACGCCGATCTGGGGTTGGGCACTGAGAATGGGCCCGTTCCTTATGATCGACCGCTCGAACGCCGCGCAGGCGCAGCGAACGCTTACGAAGGCAATGGAGACGATCAAGAGCGGCGCTTCCATCCAACTCTTCCCGGAAGGCACCCGAAGCTATGATGGCAAGATGCATCCGTTCAAGCGGGGTGCATTCTCTCTCGCCTATGCAGCCCATACAGCGATCATCCCCGTTGCGCTGATTGGCACACATGAGTCGTTGCCACGCAATCAAATCATGCCAAACTGGGGGAAGCCGATGGAAGTGCGAATCGGCAAGCCAATCTTCCCGCGCGAAGTCCCACCCACTGAAACGCGAGCCGAGGAAATGCGGCTGATGCGCGAATCGGAAGAGGCCGTTCGAAAATTGTTAGCGAACGAGTTGTAA
- a CDS encoding choice-of-anchor D domain-containing protein translates to MRPMFAVLILFAIANVSGAQTLGTCHIFPSNNPWNERIDTLPVHPRSAQFIASVGGTIHVHPDFGSNALYGIPWVAVNNSQPPVKVTITSGWGQEDPGPMPIPANAPVENPPPPNGDAHVLVVDTSDHHLYELYQGIKDNSGTGWTATTSAKFALDSNNFRPDGWTSCDAAGLPIWPGLVRQYECKAGEIKHALRFTIPHSSRGYIFPARHFASSNTDTTSVMPMGLRLRLKASYDDSRDTGNAKVIVTALKRYGIILADNGSSWYISGETNTGWDDNDISQLRAITGNDFEVVYTGPIAVDSGQFPTPVIPIPGSVTGLTAPAFAYDTVLAGTSNAFPVVLHNSGVATVNMNLIKVKSGLAFAMTSTPPTSIAPNASAIVMIRFSPTISGQIVDTLTIKSDDATNPAIKVPLMGFGSSGVFHVSTSPFRFGRVALGQPDTMLFSFGNTGTGRLSVDVSNTNGTNPDFTILTVQPPVPPPFLLQPGDSIQAVVQFIPSKAGFDTTSFMLSISDYVGESHDTTVSIIGEGIVSTSVAAPLPLLGIRIYPNPTQGILRITSDAVGTASVDVTDALGRSVYRGRLSASGTLDLSSLPNGSYFVHLKTPGGQASQHIELLR, encoded by the coding sequence ATGAGACCGATGTTCGCTGTGCTCATTTTGTTTGCCATTGCCAATGTTTCTGGCGCCCAGACGCTTGGCACCTGTCACATCTTTCCATCGAATAATCCATGGAACGAGCGGATTGACACGTTGCCGGTTCATCCACGCTCGGCGCAGTTCATTGCAAGCGTTGGCGGGACGATCCACGTGCATCCTGATTTCGGAAGCAATGCTCTCTATGGCATTCCCTGGGTTGCTGTGAACAACTCACAGCCCCCCGTGAAAGTTACGATTACCTCAGGCTGGGGTCAAGAGGATCCCGGGCCGATGCCGATCCCCGCGAACGCTCCGGTCGAGAATCCGCCACCACCGAATGGGGACGCACACGTGCTCGTTGTTGATACCAGCGATCATCATCTGTATGAGTTGTATCAAGGGATCAAAGACAACTCTGGTACAGGCTGGACTGCCACGACCAGCGCAAAGTTCGCGCTTGACTCGAACAATTTCCGTCCGGATGGCTGGACTTCCTGTGATGCGGCGGGACTCCCGATCTGGCCGGGACTTGTTCGTCAGTATGAATGCAAAGCGGGCGAGATCAAGCACGCCTTGCGTTTTACAATCCCACATTCCTCACGTGGATATATTTTTCCAGCCCGGCACTTCGCGAGTTCCAATACCGACACCACAAGCGTCATGCCCATGGGGCTTCGCTTGCGCTTGAAGGCCTCCTACGATGACTCTCGTGATACTGGAAATGCCAAAGTTATTGTTACCGCGCTCAAACGCTACGGTATTATCCTCGCTGATAATGGATCGAGCTGGTACATCTCCGGCGAAACGAACACCGGATGGGACGATAACGACATCAGCCAGCTCCGCGCGATTACCGGCAACGATTTTGAAGTTGTTTATACCGGACCCATTGCTGTTGATTCCGGTCAATTCCCGACGCCGGTCATACCGATACCAGGTAGTGTCACTGGTCTCACAGCGCCAGCTTTCGCGTATGACACGGTGCTGGCTGGGACATCGAACGCATTTCCGGTCGTGCTGCACAACTCTGGCGTGGCGACGGTCAACATGAATCTGATAAAAGTTAAGTCGGGCCTTGCATTTGCGATGACATCGACTCCGCCCACTTCGATTGCGCCGAATGCCAGCGCCATTGTGATGATCCGATTTAGTCCAACAATTTCGGGTCAAATCGTCGATACACTGACAATTAAGAGTGACGATGCGACCAATCCCGCTATCAAAGTACCGCTGATGGGTTTTGGATCATCTGGCGTGTTTCATGTCAGCACGAGTCCGTTCAGATTTGGCCGGGTAGCACTTGGCCAGCCGGACACGATGCTGTTCAGTTTCGGCAACACCGGCACCGGCAGACTCAGCGTGGATGTCTCGAACACAAATGGCACCAACCCTGACTTTACGATCCTAACGGTCCAGCCGCCAGTTCCACCGCCGTTCTTATTGCAGCCGGGAGATTCGATTCAAGCTGTGGTTCAATTCATTCCGTCGAAGGCTGGCTTCGACACCACGTCGTTTATGCTTTCCATTTCGGATTACGTCGGCGAGAGCCATGACACGACAGTGTCTATTATAGGGGAGGGCATCGTAAGTACTTCAGTGGCCGCTCCATTGCCGCTGCTTGGCATTCGGATATATCCGAATCCGACACAAGGGATCCTCCGGATCACGAGTGATGCGGTTGGGACTGCGAGCGTCGATGTTACCGATGCGCTTGGCCGCAGCGTCTATCGCGGACGTCTCAGCGCGTCCGGCACGCTCGATCTCAGCAGTCTGCCCAATGGCTCCTACTTCGTGCATTTGAAAACACCGGGCGGCCAGGCAAGCCAGCACATAGAACTGCTCCGCTGA